DNA sequence from the Odontesthes bonariensis isolate fOdoBon6 chromosome 18, fOdoBon6.hap1, whole genome shotgun sequence genome:
TTATAGAGGAAATTGAACATAGCTAATTCATACCAACAAACAAATGCGCAAATCCAAGTGTCATTGATTATTTAGGTCCTAACACATGTTAATTACACACAATTAACCTAGCTTGTGTGCTAACCTGACTAGCACACACCAATGTCAATGCAACAATGTCATTTACCTGTACTTTGCCGGCGTGGATTGTGGAATAAATCCGTAATTTTTGAGCACTTAAgatgcctcctcctcctttttaaTCCTGGCTTTTTCAGCACCTCCTTTTTCCTTCCATGTTGCACTTGACTCCAGAACTGCAGGCGTAGGACTTGCCAGAAACAGACCTAGATGCTTGCCATCACTTGAGTAGACTAGGGCTGAATCTCAGATGGCGCACTTGTGCACTTCGGGCACTATGGTTTAGTGCGTAATTAATATGCCATACACACTAACACTTCAGTGCACAAGTACTAAGTACTACGGGCTGCCAGTCGGCTTACAAGGGCCGTTGACATCATGTTTAGGCCAGCCAGCCTGCCGGATAAGTCCCAGAAGTCCAGACGGCCAATCCGCCCCTGAATGTCTTAATAAAGCAACCCCATGCTGAAGTGAGACTTGAAGATTCTCCATTTACTGCCATCACTAAAGTAAGGAGCCTCTATTTTCTGGTCATTTCCACAGAGTCTGATATGCAAAGTACTTTCCTCTGGCTACAGTAACAAATGAATATGATTGATATTTGGTCTTGAGGCATGTTTGCTCATCAAAAGCTACTTTACACAACTGTGGCGTCAGTGCATTCATGAATATTAAAGACACAACTGAAGAAAGGagttagcaaaaaaaaaaaaaaaaaaaaaaaaaaaaagcaaccaaAAGCCAAGGTTGCCAACCCTCTTTATTCATGAAACTGCAAATCCAAACCAAAATGGTCACATCATTGGAAAACAAGCATATTTCGCGATGCCACACTGGTTGTGTTTGTTCCGAGCCATTTTTATATATCCTTTCTCACCGAAGTGTACACCCCAACTACAAAGAATGGATATTTACAGTCAGTGAAGTCCTGACAATACAAAATGTTTATAAAAGTTAGAAACTTACTCTTCATACAAACCTGTTTTTGACCAACCAGTAGTCTTCTCCATTCTCAGTACCATATCCCACAAGCAGCACTCCATGGTTCACATGGTGGGTGCATGAATGGTCCTGGTACACACCTGTTAGGCCACATAAgacattcacaaaaaaaaaaatctcccttCCTCACAACTTTGAAATTCTACATCATTTTAAGAGGTATGAAACCATTTGCCCTTACCGCGTCGGTAGAAGAGAAACTTTAGCCTAGAAGCATCAATTGCAACGGAGATGGGGCCGATGCTAACCAAGCCCACCTTCAATGCATATTCATCTCCCTTTGTTAAGAAGCCGTACCCTGAGCAGTTTGCTGCCCGATACTGTGAGCGGTACTTGCATTTATCACGCTGAAAGTGTTGTGCAGGGGAATTAATTAATGCTTTGACAGGTTTAAGTATGGGGCTTATACCATGCAAACCGAGACATTGACCAACCTTTCCAATATAGGGGTAAGCATCATCAGAGTCAAGGCCATGGTTTTGCATGACATACTGGAAGGCGTTTGCCATGGAGCCTCCCTTGCAGCCAGAGTTGCCATATTTTGTGGAGCAGTCCACCAGATTCTGTGGACTGAGAGACATCAGGATGCCTGTGGACTTCTTTAGTTGCCCCTCCAGGGCTCCAACTGCACTAAACGCCCAACAAGAGCCACAAGAACCCTAAAAGATAAAATGGTTTGAGACACCATGCAAAAAGAATTGCCCGGATCTCAGGTGTTCTTGCATGTAGGATGACCTCActtgtgt
Encoded proteins:
- the LOC142367078 gene encoding cathepsin S-like isoform X1; the encoded protein is MTISSFPDLKMFQTLFFTLLSGFAAAVPSLHVDHHWELWKKMHNKAYAHQIEELDRRQIWEKNLAMINLHNLETSLGLHTFELAMNHLGDLTIEEIANTLTGTIVPSDLERIPYDLTKVNHSLPASLDWRDKGLVTSVKTQGSCGSCWAFSAVGALEGQLKKSTGILMSLSPQNLVDCSTKYGNSGCKGGSMANAFQYVMQNHGLDSDDAYPYIGKRDKCKYRSQYRAANCSGYGFLTKGDEYALKVGLVSIGPISVAIDASRLKFLFYRRGVYQDHSCTHHVNHGVLLVGYGTENGEDYWLVKNSWGVHFGEKGYIKMARNKHNQCGIAKYACFPMM
- the LOC142367078 gene encoding cathepsin S-like isoform X2, with protein sequence MTISSFPDLKMFQTLFFTLLSGFAAAVPSLHVDHHWELWKKMHNKAYAHQIEELDRRQIWEKNLAMINLHNLETSLGLHTFELAMNHLGDLGSCGSCWAFSAVGALEGQLKKSTGILMSLSPQNLVDCSTKYGNSGCKGGSMANAFQYVMQNHGLDSDDAYPYIGKRDKCKYRSQYRAANCSGYGFLTKGDEYALKVGLVSIGPISVAIDASRLKFLFYRRGVYQDHSCTHHVNHGVLLVGYGTENGEDYWLVKNSWGVHFGEKGYIKMARNKHNQCGIAKYACFPMM